One region of Hymenobacter sediminicola genomic DNA includes:
- the miaB gene encoding tRNA (N6-isopentenyl adenosine(37)-C2)-methylthiotransferase MiaB — MSQPLITLDFLDTPTLPTPAVDATTHAHEPSGEVRVNPATRTGRTRKLYMESYGCQMNFSDSEIVSSILYNEGFDTTEDLASADLVLLNTCSIREKAEQTVRMRLSQINSHKKRNPAMLVGVLGCMAERLKSKFLDEEKLVDLVVGPDAYRDLPQLIQQVDGGQKAVNVLLSREETYADITPVRLNSNGITAFISIMRGCDNMCSFCVVPFTRGRERSRDAHSIVREAEDLVAQGYKEVTLLGQNVDSYKWASEDGLEHVNFAQLLERVANISPELRVRFSTSHPKDITDEVLHTMARHENICKYIHLPAQSGNSRILALMNRTYDRPWYEDRVQAIRRILGDDCGISSDMISGFCSETEAEHQDTLSLMELVRYDMAYMFFYSERPGTLAARKLEDDVPLEVKKRRLAEIIELQREHSRLRNQRSVGRVHRVLAENFSKRSQEHLSGRNSQNQVVIFPRKHYKKGDYVNVLVHEATTNTLLGEAV; from the coding sequence ATGTCCCAACCGCTGATTACGCTCGACTTCCTCGATACCCCCACGCTGCCTACTCCGGCCGTGGATGCCACTACCCACGCCCACGAGCCCTCCGGCGAAGTGCGCGTGAACCCCGCTACCCGCACTGGCCGCACGCGCAAGCTCTATATGGAGAGCTACGGCTGCCAGATGAACTTCTCCGACTCTGAAATCGTGTCGAGTATCCTTTACAATGAGGGGTTCGACACGACTGAGGACCTCGCCAGCGCCGACTTGGTGCTGCTCAACACCTGCTCCATCCGGGAGAAGGCCGAGCAGACCGTGCGCATGCGCCTCTCCCAGATCAACAGTCATAAAAAGCGCAACCCGGCCATGCTGGTGGGCGTGCTGGGCTGTATGGCCGAGCGACTGAAAAGCAAGTTTCTGGACGAGGAAAAGCTGGTGGACCTAGTTGTGGGCCCCGACGCCTACCGCGACCTTCCTCAACTGATTCAGCAGGTAGACGGCGGCCAAAAAGCCGTAAACGTGCTGCTGAGCCGCGAGGAAACCTACGCCGACATCACGCCGGTGCGCCTGAACTCGAACGGCATCACGGCCTTCATCAGCATCATGCGCGGCTGCGACAACATGTGTTCTTTCTGCGTGGTACCCTTTACACGGGGCCGCGAACGGAGCCGCGACGCCCACAGCATCGTGCGCGAAGCCGAAGACCTGGTAGCGCAGGGCTACAAGGAAGTGACACTGCTCGGCCAGAACGTAGACTCCTACAAGTGGGCTTCCGAAGATGGTCTGGAGCACGTAAATTTCGCGCAACTGCTGGAGCGGGTGGCCAACATCAGCCCTGAACTGCGGGTGCGCTTCTCCACCTCCCACCCCAAGGACATCACCGACGAGGTGCTGCACACCATGGCCCGGCACGAGAACATCTGCAAATACATCCATTTGCCGGCTCAGAGTGGCAATTCGCGCATTCTGGCTCTCATGAACCGTACCTACGACCGGCCCTGGTACGAGGACCGGGTGCAGGCCATCCGCCGCATCCTCGGCGACGACTGCGGCATCAGCTCCGATATGATTTCGGGCTTCTGCTCCGAAACCGAAGCCGAACATCAGGATACTCTGAGTCTGATGGAACTGGTACGCTACGATATGGCCTACATGTTCTTCTACTCGGAGCGCCCCGGCACGCTGGCCGCTCGCAAGCTCGAAGACGATGTACCGCTCGAAGTGAAGAAGCGCCGCCTAGCCGAAATCATTGAGCTCCAGCGTGAACACAGTCGGCTGCGCAACCAGCGGTCCGTGGGCCGGGTGCACCGGGTATTGGCCGAGAACTTCTCCAAGCGCAGCCAAGAGCACCTCAGCGGCCGCAACAGCCAGAATCAGGTGGTCATCTTCCCGCGCAAGCACTACAAGAAAGGCGACTATGTGAACGTGCTGGTACACGAAGCCACGACGAACACCCTGCTGGGCGAAGCGGTGTAG
- a CDS encoding chloramphenicol acetyltransferase has protein sequence MKQQIDLSTWNRREHFAFFSSFEEPFFGLVAPVNCTGAQDEAKRLGVSFFLYYLYHAVEAANAVPEFRMRIEDGQVYLYDRVHASATLGRPDHTFAFSFIEQNPELAGFVASAQAEIAATQASTGLRLNDTTARADVLHCSAIPWVRFSGLTHARSFRHPDSCPKISFGQLYEENGSTWMPVAVNVHHALADGYHVGQFLQEFERRLKGRWKT, from the coding sequence ATGAAACAGCAGATTGACCTTTCTACTTGGAACCGCCGCGAACATTTTGCCTTCTTCTCCAGCTTCGAGGAGCCGTTTTTTGGACTGGTAGCTCCTGTGAACTGCACCGGCGCGCAGGACGAGGCCAAGCGGCTGGGCGTATCGTTTTTTCTGTACTACCTCTACCACGCCGTAGAAGCCGCCAATGCAGTGCCGGAGTTCCGCATGCGCATCGAGGACGGGCAGGTGTACCTCTACGACCGGGTACACGCCTCCGCCACGCTGGGCCGGCCCGACCATACGTTTGCCTTTTCTTTCATCGAGCAGAATCCGGAACTGGCTGGCTTCGTGGCGTCTGCCCAAGCCGAAATAGCGGCCACGCAGGCCAGCACCGGTCTGCGCCTGAACGATACCACCGCCCGCGCCGATGTGCTGCATTGCTCTGCCATTCCGTGGGTGCGGTTCAGCGGCCTCACCCACGCCCGTAGCTTCCGGCACCCCGACAGCTGCCCCAAGATTTCCTTCGGCCAGCTCTATGAGGAAAATGGCAGCACCTGGATGCCCGTGGCTGTGAACGTGCACCATGCTCTGGCCGATGGCTACCATGTGGGTCAGTTTCTACAGGAGTTTGAGCGGCGACTGAAGGGTAGGTGGAAGACGTAA
- a CDS encoding DUF3808 domain-containing protein: MLLPSSAARAYAELLKLRPGPARQLLRTEPGHATATLLVQDCIDFTELMLSQDASRYGATVAAQDAHLAQLEKSSEKSALREYARAEIRLHQAAAQVTFGHEVQGAWSLRQAYQQMQTVVKRHPTYLPARKTLGLMQFFIGSLPEGYRWFLKLLGLPGSVEAGLSNLRAAARQPNDFQPEARILLALVEETYYKKPEEALQLVTRLHQQQPDNLLYSYLLISLNKKQHRTAAALAAYRARPTGAGYVSLPYLRHMAADLLLYQGDYAASRRENELFLQEFKGQHYRKDAFFKLYLAAWLSGEAVAAEQYRRQIASGGRTVVEEDTYAQRFFEGKLPLNRLLTRARLQIDGGYYHEALATLDAFHSTTATPLRDRLEEPYRRARAWHLLGRLDSARLLYARTIALAGNAPYYFAPQSALQLGFLYQAERQSNTAKVYFRKALSYPKHEYKNSTDTKAKLALKELE; this comes from the coding sequence TTGCTGCTTCCGTCTTCGGCCGCCCGTGCTTATGCGGAACTGCTGAAACTACGCCCCGGCCCGGCCCGGCAACTGCTTCGGACTGAGCCGGGGCATGCAACTGCCACCCTGCTCGTGCAGGACTGTATCGACTTCACGGAGCTGATGCTTAGCCAGGACGCCAGCCGCTACGGAGCCACAGTGGCGGCGCAGGACGCCCACCTGGCCCAACTAGAGAAAAGCTCCGAAAAGAGTGCACTACGAGAGTACGCCCGCGCCGAAATCAGGCTGCATCAGGCAGCGGCCCAGGTAACGTTCGGGCACGAGGTGCAAGGTGCCTGGAGCCTGCGGCAGGCGTACCAGCAGATGCAGACCGTAGTAAAGCGCCACCCAACGTATCTGCCGGCCCGCAAAACCCTGGGCCTGATGCAGTTCTTCATTGGCTCGTTGCCGGAAGGCTACCGCTGGTTTCTGAAGCTGCTGGGGCTGCCGGGCAGCGTGGAGGCGGGCCTGAGCAACCTGCGCGCCGCCGCCCGCCAACCCAACGACTTCCAGCCCGAAGCCCGCATTTTGCTGGCGCTAGTGGAGGAAACCTACTACAAGAAGCCGGAAGAAGCGCTGCAACTCGTCACGCGCCTGCACCAGCAGCAGCCCGATAATCTGCTGTACTCGTACCTGCTCATCAGTCTCAACAAAAAGCAGCACCGCACTGCGGCCGCCTTAGCCGCTTATCGAGCCCGCCCTACTGGTGCCGGCTACGTGTCGCTGCCCTATCTGCGCCACATGGCCGCCGACCTGCTGCTCTACCAAGGAGACTATGCCGCCTCGCGCCGTGAAAACGAGTTGTTTCTGCAGGAGTTCAAAGGTCAGCACTACCGCAAGGATGCATTTTTCAAGCTCTATCTCGCTGCCTGGCTATCTGGGGAGGCCGTTGCAGCCGAACAATACCGCCGTCAGATAGCCAGCGGAGGGCGCACGGTGGTGGAGGAAGACACCTATGCGCAGCGCTTCTTTGAAGGCAAGCTGCCGCTCAACCGCCTGCTGACCCGGGCCCGGCTGCAGATTGACGGCGGCTACTACCACGAAGCCTTGGCCACCCTCGATGCTTTTCACAGTACTACCGCCACGCCCCTGCGCGACCGGCTGGAGGAGCCCTACCGCCGGGCCCGCGCCTGGCACCTACTTGGGCGCCTCGATTCGGCCCGCCTGCTCTATGCCCGTACTATTGCGCTGGCCGGCAACGCGCCCTACTACTTTGCCCCGCAGTCGGCGCTGCAGCTTGGGTTTCTCTACCAGGCCGAAAGACAGAGCAACACCGCCAAAGTCTATTTCCGGAAAGCGCTAAGCTACCCCAAGCACGAGTACAAGAACAGCACCGACACCAAAGCCAAGCTGGCGCTAAAAGAACTCGAATAA
- a CDS encoding zinc ribbon domain-containing protein encodes MTAKTVATAPADAPVASKLEALLNLQRIDSQLDEIRRVRGDLPEEVRDLEDEIAGYEVRVSKFDEEISGLNDQIKQRKQNAKDADGLIKRYEDQQQNVRNNREYEAISKEIELQKLEIQISEKKIKEAQYQIDMKNVEIGGTKQRLEERKKDLENKKGELNVIVGESEADEKKLMDEREKATQPIEERLYTAYTRIRGNVRNGLAVVTVKRDACGGCFNTVPPQRQADIIAHKKIIVCEHCGRVLADVEARVA; translated from the coding sequence ATGACTGCTAAGACCGTCGCCACTGCCCCGGCCGATGCCCCAGTTGCCAGCAAGCTGGAAGCCCTGCTCAACCTGCAACGCATTGACTCGCAGCTCGACGAAATCCGGCGCGTGCGCGGCGACCTGCCCGAAGAAGTACGTGACCTGGAAGACGAAATTGCCGGCTACGAGGTGCGCGTAAGCAAATTCGATGAGGAGATTTCCGGCCTCAACGACCAGATCAAGCAGCGCAAGCAGAACGCCAAAGATGCTGACGGCCTCATCAAACGCTATGAGGACCAGCAGCAGAACGTGCGCAACAACCGCGAATACGAAGCCATTTCTAAGGAAATTGAGCTGCAAAAGCTGGAAATCCAGATTTCCGAGAAGAAAATCAAAGAAGCCCAGTACCAGATTGACATGAAGAATGTCGAAATCGGCGGTACGAAGCAGCGTCTGGAAGAGCGCAAGAAAGACCTCGAGAACAAGAAAGGTGAGTTGAACGTCATCGTAGGCGAAAGCGAAGCCGATGAGAAGAAGCTGATGGATGAGCGCGAAAAGGCGACCCAGCCTATCGAGGAGCGCCTCTACACCGCCTATACCCGTATCCGCGGCAACGTACGCAACGGCCTGGCCGTGGTGACGGTGAAGCGCGACGCTTGTGGCGGCTGCTTCAACACGGTGCCCCCACAGCGCCAGGCCGACATCATTGCCCACAAGAAAATCATCGTGTGCGAGCATTGTGGCCGGGTTCTGGCCGATGTAGAAGCCCGTGTAGCCTAA
- the pabB gene encoding aminodeoxychorismate synthase component I — translation MLSAPLTVPLSSLPSDFRARALRWAAGFVHCAYLEPNNLPYPQGPFEHILGVADDAANAPRTLDQLRPWLLRSSASAPALGFLTYDVKNEIEALTSQNVSGLEWPQLHFFSPQTWFYWRQHEVELHGHTAGVLEAILATEVPVVSTPSVPALVPRMPKADYLRAVEAVREDILNGEVYELNLCQEFYAENVTLDPVDVFLRLNAASPAPFAGFFRHHHHVLLCASPERFLARRGPAIFSQPIKGTIRRGTTPTEDEHQRQTLLQDEKERAENLMIVDLVRNDLARVAQTGSVQVPELFGLYPFRHVWQMISTVQAELRPQVDLVDVLRATFPMGSMTGAPKIRAMQLIEHYEQTRRGLYSGSIGNVLPNGDFDFNVVIRSLQYRQDTGYLSFQVGSAITYDSVPEREYEECLLKARAILDVLGAAIG, via the coding sequence GTGTTATCTGCTCCGCTCACCGTTCCACTCTCCAGCCTCCCCTCCGATTTTCGGGCCCGTGCCCTGCGCTGGGCAGCCGGTTTCGTGCACTGTGCCTACCTCGAACCCAATAACCTGCCTTATCCGCAGGGGCCTTTTGAGCATATTCTGGGCGTGGCCGACGACGCGGCTAACGCACCTCGCACGCTGGACCAACTGCGCCCGTGGCTGCTTAGGTCCTCCGCTTCTGCTCCCGCTCTGGGTTTTCTGACCTATGACGTCAAGAATGAAATTGAGGCCCTCACCAGCCAGAATGTATCCGGATTGGAGTGGCCACAGCTTCATTTTTTCTCGCCTCAGACCTGGTTCTACTGGCGACAACATGAGGTGGAATTACATGGCCACACGGCCGGCGTGCTGGAAGCTATACTCGCTACGGAAGTGCCGGTTGTGTCTACTCCCTCTGTCCCAGCCTTGGTACCTCGGATGCCTAAAGCGGACTACCTACGGGCAGTAGAAGCTGTGCGCGAAGACATCCTGAACGGCGAAGTGTACGAGCTGAATCTGTGCCAGGAGTTCTACGCCGAAAATGTGACGTTGGACCCCGTGGATGTGTTTCTGCGCCTCAATGCTGCTTCGCCTGCGCCGTTTGCGGGCTTCTTCCGTCACCACCACCATGTCCTGCTCTGCGCCTCCCCCGAGCGGTTTCTGGCCCGGCGCGGCCCGGCCATTTTTTCCCAGCCCATCAAAGGCACCATCCGGCGCGGCACTACTCCTACCGAAGATGAGCACCAACGCCAGACGCTACTTCAGGACGAAAAGGAGCGCGCCGAAAACCTGATGATTGTAGACCTGGTGCGTAATGACTTGGCCCGCGTGGCTCAGACTGGCTCCGTGCAAGTGCCTGAGCTGTTCGGTCTCTACCCGTTCCGGCATGTCTGGCAGATGATTTCGACGGTGCAGGCTGAGTTGCGCCCCCAAGTGGACCTAGTAGATGTGCTGCGTGCTACCTTCCCGATGGGCTCGATGACGGGCGCCCCAAAAATCCGGGCCATGCAGCTTATCGAGCACTATGAGCAAACCCGGCGTGGCCTTTACAGCGGCAGCATTGGCAACGTGTTGCCCAACGGCGACTTCGATTTTAACGTCGTGATTCGTAGCCTGCAGTACCGTCAGGATACTGGCTACCTCAGCTTCCAGGTCGGCTCGGCCATCACCTACGACTCGGTACCGGAACGAGAGTATGAGGAATGCCTACTCAAGGCCCGCGCCATCCTGGACGTGCTGGGCGCGGCCATAGGGTAG
- a CDS encoding HAD family hydrolase produces MTAAHLIAFDADDTLWPNQPHFDQVEARLFEIMAHCGDAAHISTHLNATQRRNMQLFGYGAKSFMLSMIETAIQLTSGAVTGHDIQQILDMGKDLLRYPIEPLPGVVEVLTELRRRGHRLMLLTKGDLFDQESKIARSGLGELFDHVEVVSEKDEATYRRLLARYNATKEKFVMIGNSLKSDILPVAKLGFRAVHVPYHANWIFEHVDPALLEDVSFHTVRDVRELLEYLG; encoded by the coding sequence ATGACTGCTGCTCACCTCATTGCCTTCGACGCCGACGACACCCTCTGGCCCAACCAGCCCCACTTCGACCAGGTGGAAGCGCGCCTGTTCGAAATCATGGCCCATTGCGGCGACGCGGCCCACATCAGCACCCACCTCAACGCCACGCAGCGCCGCAACATGCAGCTGTTCGGCTACGGGGCCAAGTCGTTTATGCTTTCCATGATTGAAACGGCCATCCAGCTTACGAGCGGTGCCGTTACGGGCCACGACATCCAGCAGATTCTGGACATGGGGAAGGACCTGCTGCGTTATCCTATTGAGCCGCTGCCTGGCGTGGTAGAGGTGCTCACAGAGCTACGCCGCCGCGGGCACCGCCTGATGCTGCTCACCAAAGGCGACCTGTTCGACCAGGAAAGCAAAATTGCCCGCTCGGGCTTGGGCGAGCTGTTTGACCACGTGGAAGTAGTGAGCGAAAAAGACGAAGCCACCTACCGCCGTCTGCTGGCCCGCTATAACGCCACAAAGGAGAAGTTTGTCATGATTGGCAACTCTCTCAAATCCGATATTCTGCCGGTGGCAAAACTCGGATTTCGGGCCGTACACGTGCCCTACCACGCCAACTGGATTTTTGAGCACGTCGATCCGGCTCTGCTGGAAGACGTATCATTTCACACCGTGCGCGACGTGCGTGAGCTGCTGGAGTATTTGGGCTGA
- a CDS encoding Nif3-like dinuclear metal center hexameric protein: MPTVQDLARVLEAAAPLAYQESYDNAGLQCGNPQQEITGVLIALDCTPAVVDEAIRRGCNVVVAHHPLIFKPLKRLTGANEVEQTLLKAIKNDVVLYAAHTNLDNVRHGVNRKLADKLGLQHLRILDPKTGTLAKLITYVPATHTEAVLQALYTAGAGQIGDYSDCSFRMEGIGTFTPGADTSPFQGQPGQPETSPEQRVEVLLPLHLQRAALRALRQAHPYEEVAYEIIRLENEHQEVGSGMVGELPDALSPQEFRQRLKTALGVPVVKHTDFDRPIKKVAICGGAGSFLINKARAAGADAYVTGDLKYHEYFGAQGQLLLCDVGHFESEQFTGEIFRDLLTEKFGSTFALFIAETYTNPVRYDC, translated from the coding sequence ATGCCTACTGTTCAGGACCTTGCCCGCGTGCTGGAAGCCGCCGCACCCCTCGCCTACCAGGAATCCTACGACAATGCCGGCCTGCAGTGCGGCAACCCGCAGCAGGAAATCACTGGCGTGCTCATTGCCCTCGACTGCACCCCAGCTGTGGTAGACGAGGCCATTCGGCGCGGCTGCAACGTAGTAGTAGCGCACCATCCCCTGATATTTAAGCCGTTGAAGCGCCTCACCGGGGCCAACGAAGTGGAACAGACGCTGCTCAAAGCCATCAAAAACGATGTGGTCCTCTATGCCGCCCACACCAACCTCGACAACGTGCGTCATGGTGTGAACCGCAAGCTGGCCGACAAGCTGGGGCTGCAACACCTGCGTATTCTCGACCCCAAAACCGGCACGCTGGCCAAGCTCATTACTTACGTGCCCGCCACCCACACCGAAGCGGTACTGCAAGCCCTCTATACCGCCGGCGCGGGCCAGATCGGCGACTATTCCGATTGCAGCTTCCGCATGGAAGGCATTGGCACGTTCACGCCGGGTGCCGACACGAGTCCGTTCCAGGGCCAACCCGGTCAGCCTGAAACCTCCCCCGAGCAGCGCGTGGAAGTGCTGCTGCCGCTACACTTACAGCGCGCCGCCCTTCGCGCGTTGCGGCAGGCGCACCCGTATGAAGAAGTAGCCTACGAAATCATCCGCCTCGAAAACGAGCATCAGGAGGTAGGCTCGGGCATGGTGGGCGAGCTGCCCGATGCTCTGAGCCCTCAGGAATTTCGGCAGCGCCTGAAAACAGCACTGGGCGTGCCCGTAGTAAAGCATACCGATTTCGACCGGCCCATTAAGAAGGTGGCTATCTGCGGCGGGGCCGGAAGTTTCCTCATCAATAAGGCCCGCGCTGCCGGGGCCGATGCCTACGTCACCGGCGACCTGAAGTACCACGAGTATTTCGGGGCCCAAGGGCAGTTGCTGCTCTGTGATGTGGGCCATTTTGAGAGTGAGCAGTTCACCGGTGAAATCTTCCGGGATTTGCTTACCGAGAAGTTTGGAAGTACTTTTGCGCTCTTCATTGCCGAGACTTACACCAACCCCGTCCGATATGACTGCTAA
- a CDS encoding uracil-DNA glycosylase family protein, producing the protein MPYSAEQIIHFLTTFPAPPALPDDVQAYNPYREPEVAELLTQFAQKFYAEDRPRVALLGINPGRFGAGRTGVAFTDPAMLAEVCGIANNQPRQPELSSQFVYRVIAELGGSQEFYRHFYLGSLYPLVLLRHGKNYNYYDSRALQRALEPDIRDSLRRQVTELGLARHAAVCLGRRNGLLFKKINTELGLFDKIVVLDHPRYLMQYKRRALAENVARYVETLAGLLVEAT; encoded by the coding sequence ATGCCTTACTCTGCCGAACAGATCATTCATTTCCTCACGACCTTTCCAGCTCCGCCTGCATTGCCGGATGACGTGCAGGCCTATAACCCCTACCGGGAGCCGGAAGTCGCGGAACTACTGACGCAGTTTGCCCAAAAATTTTACGCCGAAGACCGGCCGCGCGTGGCGTTGCTAGGCATCAATCCGGGGCGGTTTGGCGCGGGCCGCACGGGGGTGGCTTTCACTGATCCGGCCATGCTGGCCGAAGTCTGTGGCATTGCGAACAACCAGCCGCGGCAGCCCGAGTTGAGCAGCCAGTTTGTGTACCGGGTGATAGCCGAACTGGGAGGGTCGCAGGAGTTTTACCGTCATTTTTACCTTGGCTCGCTCTACCCGCTGGTGCTGCTGCGCCACGGCAAAAACTACAACTACTACGACTCGCGGGCTCTGCAGCGCGCTCTGGAGCCAGATATCCGGGACTCGTTGCGGCGGCAGGTGACGGAACTGGGGCTAGCCCGGCACGCGGCCGTATGCCTCGGGCGCCGCAACGGGCTCCTCTTTAAGAAGATTAATACCGAGTTGGGCTTATTTGATAAGATTGTGGTGCTGGACCACCCGCGTTACCTGATGCAATACAAGCGTCGTGCATTGGCCGAAAACGTAGCGCGGTACGTCGAAACGCTGGCTGGCTTGCTAGTAGAAGCGACGTAA